One Clostridium novyi NT genomic window carries:
- a CDS encoding NAD(P)/FAD-dependent oxidoreductase produces the protein MYQYDVVVIGGGTAGLSAAIKVKESGIDSILILEREDCLGGILNQCIHSGFGINVFNEELTGPEYAERFINKVKELGIEYRLNTCVFDFNDDKIVTAVSKEGIIKIKAKAIILAMGCREKPRGLINIAGRKSAGIFTAGCVQKFINLEGYMPGKDIVILGSGDLALRMAKRLKLEGANVKAIVEVLPYAEGKEELVKECMEDFKIPFIFSHTVTYVNGKERIDSIIISEVDNDRNIIKGTEKEIQCDTAVLSVGLIPDNEVAKKAGVDISVSTKGIRVNKYMETNIEGIFGCGNVVFNNNGIDDIACEGVKAGENVALYIKKQNEKPKG, from the coding sequence GTGTATCAATATGATGTAGTAGTAATAGGGGGAGGAACAGCGGGACTTTCAGCTGCCATTAAAGTTAAAGAAAGTGGAATTGATAGTATATTAATATTAGAAAGAGAAGATTGTCTTGGGGGTATACTTAATCAGTGTATACATAGTGGTTTTGGTATTAATGTATTTAATGAGGAACTTACTGGACCCGAATATGCAGAAAGATTTATAAATAAAGTAAAAGAATTAGGAATAGAATATAGACTTAATACCTGTGTTTTTGATTTTAATGATGATAAAATAGTAACGGCTGTTAGCAAAGAGGGTATAATTAAAATAAAAGCCAAGGCTATAATATTAGCAATGGGATGTCGTGAAAAGCCTAGAGGACTTATAAATATAGCTGGTAGAAAAAGTGCTGGTATTTTTACAGCAGGTTGTGTTCAAAAATTTATTAATCTTGAAGGATATATGCCAGGAAAGGATATAGTCATTTTAGGATCAGGAGACTTAGCGTTGCGTATGGCAAAAAGACTTAAATTAGAAGGGGCAAATGTTAAAGCCATTGTAGAGGTTTTACCTTATGCAGAGGGAAAAGAAGAACTGGTTAAGGAATGTATGGAAGATTTTAAAATACCATTTATATTTTCACATACAGTAACTTATGTAAATGGTAAAGAGAGAATTGACAGTATTATAATATCAGAAGTAGATAATGATAGAAATATAATAAAAGGAACAGAGAAAGAAATACAGTGTGATACGGCTGTGTTATCAGTTGGATTAATTCCTGATAATGAAGTTGCTAAAAAGGCAGGGGTAGATATATCGGTGTCTACTAAGGGAATTAGAGTGAATAAATATATGGAAACAAATATTGAAGGAATATTTGGATGTGGGAATGTAGTTTTTAATAATAATGGTATAGATGATATAGCTTGCGAAGGTGTTAAAGCTGGAGAAAATGTAGCGTTATATATAAAAAAACAAAATGAAAAGCCTAAAGGTTAA
- a CDS encoding SLAP domain-containing protein, with protein MLISFIFLFTGCGIQKNQNSSNNSLKDKNVPKVNQKYSFGPLADLAKINDKKKEELQNVLNNLGDISKDQVSFNPINARFNQDGSLIVDLFIRNGHEESIFNIDVRLNLIENGRVVASAPFSFTKEEFGVLESNNSRPWSILYYPEDLKEKNIKIDSISIEGENIQYEY; from the coding sequence ATGCTAATTTCATTTATTTTTTTATTTACGGGCTGTGGTATACAAAAGAACCAGAACTCTTCTAATAATAGCCTAAAAGATAAAAATGTGCCTAAAGTTAATCAAAAATATAGTTTTGGACCTCTAGCGGATTTAGCAAAAATTAATGATAAGAAAAAGGAAGAACTACAAAATGTACTAAATAATTTAGGTGATATTTCAAAGGATCAAGTATCATTTAATCCAATCAATGCTAGATTTAATCAGGATGGAAGCTTAATCGTTGATTTGTTTATTCGCAATGGCCATGAAGAATCTATATTTAATATAGATGTTCGTTTAAATCTTATAGAAAATGGAAGAGTAGTGGCGTCAGCTCCTTTTAGTTTTACTAAAGAAGAATTTGGTGTTCTTGAATCAAATAACTCAAGACCTTGGAGTATATTGTATTATCCTGAAGATTTAAAAGAAAAGAACATTAAAATTGACAGCATCTCAATAGAAGGAGAAAACATTCAATACGAATACTAG